A part of Deltaproteobacteria bacterium genomic DNA contains:
- a CDS encoding radical SAM protein, translating into MKTSQRWSRNPRNEKGSVRKKWAGRISIALIFPDAYSVGMSNLGLQSVYAGLNAENRVVTERFFVPNRLWLSEESGRPLKDFDLILFSVSFESNYQNMVKALEAAGLSLRSENRLDQEPIVLAGGIATQINPEPVAPFVDAFLLGDFEAISGAFVSCLPELTDRSLSRTERLKRLADNIPGVYVPSAYRPLYNASGDLVEWEYERGFSFPVVPAIFSPDSQFQIPQVPHTGILSPYSVFPNMFLIEFARGCGKGCRFCAAGFVYRPPRQWPIESLNAALQECKDTDRVGLVGLEFLGREEIGQLCRRLLDKGLKLAFSSLRADEITQDLVRLLKASDTRLATIAPEAGSQRLRQVINKNLDEDVILRAAETLVSGGVPNLKLYFMLGLPFEADEDVQGIVKLVDKIRRAVRPAGRARGHMGSVTASISTFVPKAWTPMQWAGSVKRPALKRRRRILQKGLRNMPNVKLQLDSVREAHFQTILSRGDRRLAPVLEAVALRGVTWSKALKEAALSADMYCRALDADMPFPWEIIGHRVRREYLREEWNKASEGRETAFCIPQVCNKCGACCI; encoded by the coding sequence TTGAAGACCTCGCAAAGATGGAGCAGGAATCCGAGGAATGAGAAGGGCTCTGTTCGGAAGAAGTGGGCCGGCCGTATCTCCATCGCCCTGATCTTCCCTGATGCCTATTCTGTGGGCATGTCCAATCTCGGCCTCCAGTCGGTCTATGCCGGGCTTAATGCCGAAAACCGGGTGGTGACCGAGCGGTTCTTTGTGCCGAATCGCCTCTGGCTTTCCGAGGAGTCCGGCAGACCCCTGAAGGACTTTGATCTCATACTCTTTTCAGTCAGTTTTGAGTCCAATTATCAAAACATGGTAAAGGCCTTGGAAGCAGCAGGGCTGTCTCTCAGGTCTGAAAATCGTCTGGATCAGGAACCGATTGTGCTGGCAGGTGGGATTGCTACCCAGATCAATCCCGAACCCGTGGCCCCTTTTGTGGACGCCTTTCTCCTTGGCGATTTCGAGGCCATTTCAGGGGCCTTTGTCTCATGCCTGCCTGAACTCACTGACCGAAGTCTTTCAAGAACTGAACGATTAAAACGGCTTGCGGACAATATTCCCGGGGTCTATGTCCCAAGTGCCTATAGGCCTCTCTACAATGCCTCAGGGGATCTGGTCGAGTGGGAATATGAGCGGGGCTTTTCTTTTCCTGTTGTTCCGGCTATCTTTTCCCCGGATTCCCAATTTCAAATTCCTCAGGTCCCGCACACCGGGATCCTCAGCCCGTATTCTGTTTTCCCCAATATGTTTTTAATAGAGTTTGCCAGAGGCTGCGGGAAAGGCTGCAGGTTCTGTGCCGCGGGATTTGTGTATCGGCCTCCGAGACAATGGCCCATTGAGAGCCTCAATGCAGCCCTCCAAGAATGTAAGGATACCGACCGGGTGGGGCTGGTCGGCCTCGAGTTTCTCGGAAGGGAGGAGATCGGACAGCTTTGCAGAAGGCTCCTGGATAAAGGGCTGAAGCTCGCCTTTTCATCCCTCAGGGCCGATGAAATTACTCAGGACCTTGTGCGTCTCCTCAAGGCCTCGGATACCAGGCTGGCGACTATTGCGCCAGAGGCAGGGTCCCAGCGGCTGAGACAGGTGATCAATAAGAATCTTGATGAAGATGTAATATTGAGGGCGGCAGAGACACTTGTATCAGGCGGGGTCCCGAACCTGAAACTCTACTTCATGCTGGGCCTGCCTTTTGAAGCCGACGAAGACGTCCAGGGCATCGTGAAGCTGGTTGACAAGATCAGGCGCGCTGTCAGGCCGGCCGGCCGGGCAAGGGGTCATATGGGCTCTGTAACAGCGTCAATCAGCACTTTTGTGCCAAAGGCATGGACCCCGATGCAGTGGGCCGGGTCTGTAAAGAGGCCTGCACTTAAACGCAGGAGACGGATACTGCAGAAAGGTCTGCGTAATATGCCAAATGTAAAGTTGCAACTGGACTCTGTGCGTGAAGCCCATTTTCAGACCATATTGAGCAGGGGGGACAGGAGGCTTGCACCTGTTCTGGAGGCAGTGGCACTCAGGGGGGTCACCTGGAGCAAGGCCCTGAAAGAGGCTGCTCTCTCAGCAGATATGTATTGCAGGGCCCTGGATGCGGACATGCCTTTTCCATGGGAGATCATAGGCCACAGGGTGCGCAGGGAATATTTGCGGGAAGAATGGAACAAGGCTTCAGAGGGCAGGGAAACGGCTTTTTGCATCCCCCAAGTCTGTAATAAGTGCGGAGCTTGCTGCATTTGA
- a CDS encoding endonuclease V, translating to MNRTYLAELQKKLAQKVCIPPDDSGYHPQEYDIIFSLDVHYVKDKACIALDVQKWKGGIVGTYVGTAKVEVPYVPQFFCFREGPLLLEMLEAAKKRLSLQPELIIVDGHGIAHPRRFGVACWIGVNTDIPSIGCAKETLMHYNGKIDKKRGNCLFIKDEKGVIGAVLVTRDNTKPVFVSPGHGVSLKTSIEVILNLSSRYRISEPLRRADQSAKAYAKGMTLEGVTFWGEIA from the coding sequence ATGAACAGGACATACTTGGCCGAACTGCAGAAAAAGCTGGCGCAAAAAGTGTGTATTCCGCCCGATGATTCAGGTTACCATCCGCAAGAATATGATATCATTTTTAGTCTGGATGTCCACTATGTGAAAGATAAGGCCTGTATTGCATTGGATGTGCAGAAATGGAAAGGTGGAATTGTTGGCACTTATGTAGGTACTGCAAAGGTAGAAGTCCCATACGTACCGCAATTCTTTTGCTTCAGGGAAGGGCCTCTGTTGCTGGAAATGCTGGAAGCAGCCAAAAAGCGCCTGTCTCTGCAGCCCGAATTGATCATTGTGGATGGGCACGGGATAGCACATCCAAGACGTTTTGGAGTTGCCTGCTGGATTGGTGTGAATACTGACATCCCCTCAATAGGTTGTGCTAAAGAGACTTTGATGCATTACAATGGAAAAATAGATAAGAAGAGAGGGAATTGCCTGTTCATCAAGGATGAGAAAGGGGTAATCGGTGCAGTCTTAGTAACACGGGACAATACAAAGCCTGTCTTTGTCAGTCCAGGGCATGGAGTAAGCCTGAAAACGTCAATAGAAGTAATTCTGAATCTTTCATCCAGATACAGAATATCCGAGCCCCTCCGCAGGGCAGACCAAAGTGCAAAGGCGTATGCAAAAGGAATGACGTTAGAAGGCGTCACTTTTTGGGGAGAAATAGCTTGA
- a CDS encoding septal ring lytic transglycosylase RlpA family lipoprotein produces MKYSWLLISVTFRDGNNSEPAHTYQHRLFPKSYNKTGFGAFFLVFFLFFHLSGCGHRHISPPTISIRRLPATQRPYEVNGHVYYPLPSAEGFVEEGYASWYGGKFHGRPTASGEPYNMYAMTAAHRILPMNTYVRVINLENGREVVARISDRGPFAKNRIIDLSYGAARKVGLIGPGVARVRIEALGEVRPGAGIPAVFKPHPDFRRGKFYVQVGAFLEPDNAYALGRKINRYYKDVAVFRQQRGDQTFYLVQVFASTEYNTAKDFEARLESSGFPEAFVVAR; encoded by the coding sequence ATGAAATATTCGTGGCTGTTGATATCAGTCACCTTTAGAGACGGAAACAATTCAGAACCTGCGCACACATATCAGCATAGGCTGTTTCCGAAATCTTACAATAAGACCGGCTTTGGTGCCTTTTTTCTTGTTTTTTTCCTCTTTTTTCATTTATCAGGTTGCGGGCACCGGCATATATCGCCTCCAACAATATCCATTCGGCGATTACCTGCAACCCAGCGTCCCTATGAGGTGAATGGACACGTTTACTATCCCTTGCCCTCTGCCGAAGGCTTTGTGGAGGAAGGGTATGCATCCTGGTATGGAGGCAAGTTTCACGGAAGGCCGACCGCCAGCGGCGAGCCATACAACATGTATGCCATGACTGCTGCCCACCGCATATTGCCCATGAATACATATGTCAGAGTAATCAACCTTGAAAATGGGCGGGAAGTCGTAGCCAGGATCAGCGACCGCGGGCCTTTTGCCAAGAACAGGATTATAGATCTCAGCTATGGGGCAGCCAGGAAGGTGGGGCTGATCGGTCCGGGTGTGGCAAGAGTGAGGATAGAGGCGCTGGGAGAGGTCCGGCCTGGAGCCGGAATTCCCGCGGTATTTAAGCCACACCCTGATTTCAGAAGAGGGAAATTCTATGTACAGGTAGGGGCCTTTTTGGAACCGGATAACGCTTATGCCCTGGGGCGAAAAATAAACAGATATTATAAGGATGTGGCTGTATTTCGCCAACAAAGAGGAGATCAGACCTTTTACCTGGTGCAGGTATTTGCATCCACCGAGTATAATACGGCCAAGGACTTTGAAGCCAGGCTTGAAAGCTCAGGTTTCCCGGAGGCTTTTGTGGTTGCCAGATGA
- the gspG gene encoding type II secretion system protein GspG — protein MILSEVLFLRKRLNDRGLARGIERDSGFTLIELLVVVIIIGLLASLVAPKFFGKLGMSKQKAAKAQIELFGAALDEFRLDNGRYPDTEEGLSALREKPDDLENWAGPYLPKAVPKDPWGHEYVYKSPGEHYDYDLISYGRDGEPGGEGEDSDIVSWK, from the coding sequence ATGATATTGTCGGAGGTATTATTTTTGAGAAAAAGACTGAATGACCGTGGTCTTGCAAGGGGCATTGAGAGAGATTCGGGTTTTACCTTGATCGAGCTCCTGGTAGTGGTGATAATCATCGGACTCTTGGCTTCCCTGGTGGCACCCAAATTTTTCGGAAAGCTGGGAATGAGCAAACAAAAGGCCGCAAAGGCCCAGATCGAGCTCTTTGGCGCCGCCCTTGACGAGTTTCGCCTGGATAACGGTCGTTATCCTGATACTGAGGAGGGCCTTTCGGCCTTGCGGGAAAAGCCGGATGATCTTGAAAACTGGGCCGGGCCCTATCTGCCCAAGGCCGTTCCAAAGGATCCGTGGGGACACGAATACGTCTACAAATCTCCCGGAGAGCACTATGACTATGATCTGATCAGCTACGGCCGTGACGGTGAGCCAGGTGGAGAAGGTGAAGACTCGGACATAGTAAGTTGGAAGTGA